The Solenopsis invicta isolate M01_SB chromosome 12, UNIL_Sinv_3.0, whole genome shotgun sequence DNA window TCCACTGTCGCGATTCtccaaaacattaatttaaaagaagcgCAATTCATGCGAATTCGCGGAAACTTATTCATCTCGTTATTCTTAAGTTAACATTACGTTACGTTACGATGGCATGTTAATGGCAATTAATAAGTACAGTAACAATAATTGACGGACGTATCGATAAAAgccaaagaaataaaatctatgATTAACTATTTCACGAAGAAAATAAACGGGGAAATAAACTTGatgaatttattgaaaaaaactgAGATtccttttatattcattttaaggGATATTCAATTTGAGCTAAGCGTTGTCGCGGACAATGgatattttgacattattttcgAGGCTAGGCAGGCGTCGATAAAGATCCTGTACCTGCGTCTAGAATGATGTCGCCAACGCTGTCAAGACTACCGTAATCGTCGTGTGTATCAGTATCAACCACGTCCAGATTACTGGCAATTGCGAATGGCCAGTGATCATTACCTAGTGTCCCTCTATTAGCGGACTTGCATCCGAACCACCAGTACGCTGTCGATCTTGGGAAAGCGGGCTTAGCGTCGTCCACCTGATAAATCCAACAGATAATTTTAGGTTTATTTATGTCGCATGCTCTAAGAGCACTTGGCTCACTTGAATCACTTTTATCACCAATCACAGCATTAGAATTAATGCTGTGATTGGTGATAAAAGTGATCCAAGTGATCCAAGTGCtcttggagcatgcgacgcgaacaaatcttttatttcataaaGAATATAATCTTATAGATGTtatagaaatgtaaattttctatataacGAGACAcgttctatatatatatatatatatatatatatatatatatatatatatatatatatatatatatatatatatatttaaataattcaattccaTAATACGGTAGTGAAAAAGAATAAGTGTACATTATTACGTTCTcgatattattttccaatagcaaactatatatacatatatttttgtcattattatatatgtaactgAGAGTAAAAATACCTAtgtaacaaaaaactaatttgaTACCCGTCGTACACTTGCCTTGAACATTCGGTCGTTGAATCGATAGTAGGCATTATCTTGGAAAAAGTACGTGAAACCTTTGTAGGTCACTGCCGCGTTAATGTGATTCGGTATGCCTTCCCAATTTTGGACGAGTTTAGGATAGTTTTTCTTAACTGGTGGCTTCGAAGCTGGATCGAAACGCCAGAATTTCGCGCCCTTGTAAAAGTAAATCTTGCCGTTTCCAGTCCATACGGTAGCTGCATCAATGTTATCGGGAATGCCGGTAAAACCATCGCTAATTTCCTTCGGATAATCACCGTCCATAGTTGTATTAATGTATCTCCAGTATTGCGTGCCCTGAATAATTACATATTGAATAATATCGATAcggtaatgtaaaaaaaaccaAATCAACTTTGGATTTGATTTTGGCTCGAGCTTGAACGGTTACCTTGAAAAAATAAGTCTTGCCATTTCTGTATGTAAATGCAGCGTCTATATTAGACGGAAGTTCCTTCCACGTGCTACTAATACGTCTAGGATAGCCGCTGGCCACACCGTTGTCCGTTAATTGCCAGTAATATTTTCctgaaaattaaaattccgTGATAGTATCTTAATATTCTTGCCCTTTTTTCTGTCTCTTCGCAttgttactaataaaaaatataatactattattataaagcTTAATACGTACCCTTGAACGCAATTATATCGCCGTCTTTCGTATTAAACATCGCGTCGATCTTGGGATCTTTACACAATTCAGGATCTTCTTCGGCAGGTGGCAAAGGTCGCGCTCCTCGCGAATTGGTTTTCGTTCCATATAGAGCCTGAAATGATTTCGTATCGCTATTCTCGAGTCTAAACGCTATACATCCACGCTATGCGTCTACGTGCCAGTGTAACTTGTACatagaatagaaaattttaactttCGAGCATACTTGAATTGCGCTGACGTCATCTTGATCCAAAGTAAAGTGTGGATCGTAACCGCGGTAAAAAGGTGCCATCAGAGCTTCCTTGACATCGCTGTGACTTAAGCCAAGCGAGTGCCCGAATTCATGAGCCGCGACTTGAAAGAGATTGGTACCGCGATAACTTCTGATGGTCCATCGTTCGGAATCGTCAAAATGAGCATCACCACCGTACACGGGAAAGTACGCGTGTGCCAAGGTACCACCGGGTCCGTCAAAAGGATCACCGTCGCCATGCTCGCCTACCTCGAATCTGACTTCGATGTGAACCTAAACGAATCACTTTTACTtaggaaaaaatattactcGCTCTGAGATCGGTTAGCTCGCGACTTGACGCAAGTAAACAGATATTATATATCTCGATGTCTTACATTTTCATGTCCCGTTTTGCGGGTAAACGTCAAGTCAGTTTCACCCGACCAAACGTTGAACGCGTTTGCGATTTCTTTGTCCACTTCTTGTTTGTTCAGACCAGTTGGATACTTGCTAATTTTATACGTCAGGTTCTTCGTACGCCATCTGGATCCTACGGTAAAGCATTTTATACGTGAGAGAACGCGTGGAGAGAAGTGCGAGAGGATATGTGCtttgtttcaaaatattgtGACGTGATTCTCGTTCACCCAACAcacacgctcgcacgcacgcgcgcatacAAAGACCTTTCTTTTCGCGGCTATCAGCGTATGCATGTCCGTTACACGCCAATGTATCAATGTGAGTCTACACTATAGAATTCTGCTGCGATACACGTATGTTTCAACGTTCATGTATTGTTCCAATGTTGCGAATCTTCCACTACTATTGTTGCGACGCACGTGTTACTGCATCCTGGCgcataaattgtttattacccatagaaattataaaatcgcGGCTCGCGTGTTACATGCTCATTACAATTACACAGCCTACGATTTATGCAACAGTTGCGCGTATACGTGACAATTATATCGCGCATCTCGTTTCGACGTGGATTCTTACGCAACGCGATCTGTTGATCGCTATGCAAAATTCGAAAGAACTAAATGAGAAACAGTTTAGCACAGTTATATTGgatgtgttaaattttttttgcacgaCCAACGTCCTACAGGATGCACGCATGGCCGAACTTGGCACCAAGCAGGGTTCACTGAAACACGAAGCACACGTGCTTGGGTTCAAAGTCACGGTTAGCCAACGTAAACCTGCGATCGCTTTATTATTCCGTCACGTGTGAGAATGTCTTTACCAaaactttttagttttattttcaatGCGACATGACTAAAACGATTGGAGCATTGACGCGCCAAGTCGACGTTGGTCAAATATCGAGAAGCGTATCTTAGCGAGACGCTTCAACGCATAAATGTAAATATCCAAAAAAATGTACCATAATCACACGTTACACGTTTGAATACAAAGAATTTTCAAGAGTCGACTAGATGCTTTTTTTGTCGAaagtgtctctctctctctctctctctctctctctctctttctcgtcgaTTCGTTAGTACACGATCGTCAATCATCGTTTTATTGTTAGATCGCTAAGTGCATGCAAAATGCAACAGTTGATTCGAGTAAATTCATACGGCTGATTTAGAATGCATTTGGAACATCCGACAGACTGTTGTCGCGATATAGATCCACGTGACCCGTTTAGGGTGACTGACTCTGTATCACGTAGTGTTAGCGAGACAACGGGAAGTTGGGATGCGTGATTCATCGTAAAATTCAACGTAAAAGACTGACGTGTTAAACGTGATGTGTTAAAAAATCtgcatatttattatagaatCTCGATATGTAACcggtttcttttattatttcatagtAATTACGCTCaatgtagtttttttttcaactttccAACTTTTTTTACGATATTGTATTTTACGTAGACTTTCCATGAGTTTCAATAGGGAAATGTCCGTCGATTAGATAATCGATCGCGATCGATCAAACGTAAAATTGTGTCACGTCGCGCGGTTACGTCTACTGTCTCGATTGCATTAAGTTTTCTTCAATTTGTCAATTACGTCGATTAGTCGTGCAAAGTGACGAAATCTTTTGATTTTTCAATCAAGCTTTACATCAGACGTACCGTTTTCTATCACAATCATTCTACTCACCTTGAAGAGCGTATCTCTTTGATCTTCCATCGGCGGCTGGTCCAACTTTATCCTTAACACCGCATCTTGGTGTAGCCATAAGCTTAGCAGTCTCTTCATTTAATAcacctgaaataaaaaatatgataaatttaagAGTTGTTATGTATTACTCTTTACTCCCGGCGGGCAGAAGGATATTATACATGTTACTCTACGAAAATCAATATCTTGCGTTTTATCGCCTTCTATCATCTTCAGAGTAATTgcgcgataaaaataattagctaTCCGGAATCGATTGTAAGAATACAACAGTCCGTGTCGACGGATGTATTTTAGTGGTAGGCGGCACATCTCTAGGCAGTCTATGCtcttttgcgcgcgcgcgcgcgtgtgtttatgtgtgtgcgtgtgcgtgtgtgtgtttatgtgtgtttatgtgtgtgtgtgtgtgtgtgtgtgtgtgtgtgtgtgtgtgtgtgtgtgtgtatttctcGTATTCTATGCACGTATTAATTTCTCATGTATGTATGCATAATGTGCATAGTATGTGGGAATACTCGTGCATACGCTACTACTAGTTTCTCAGCGCAGTCACGCGACTTGATATTTACAGATTCATCGTTGCTGAGCGGCGGAGCGCAATGTgcaacaaaaattatacaatatttttttcaagccTCAATCTTATGTGAGAAAAATATATCGCATGCAGTTAGTTTTTATAAATGcactgttttacattttattcaatatttctttttgatcgtgataaaaatgattttgttacgTCTCGAATCTAACCGAATTGTAATGAATACCGACGCGTTAtggaaagtaatattaaaattcaagtgaAAGTCACATGATTTCTGTATGCGTTTGcactatatttctttttaaaagttacatttattaGCAATTGCAAATACATTAACAATGCAGCAGATTGCAGTTGGCAAACACGCTTCATCTCGAATAATGCCGCTACCGATGGCCTACAATTTTACAGTTAGATCACT harbors:
- the LOC105198300 gene encoding matrix metalloproteinase-14 isoform X4, which produces MLQNYLSQYGYLPPINPENGAFLSEEKLTTAIEEFQAFAGLNITGVLNEETAKLMATPRCGVKDKVGPAADGRSKRYALQGSRWRTKNLTYKISKYPTGLNKQEVDKEIANAFNVWSGETDLTFTRKTGHENVHIEVRFEVGEHGDGDPFDGPGGTLAHAYFPVYGGDAHFDDSERWTIRSYRGTNLFQVAAHEFGHSLGLSHSDVKEALMAPFYRGYDPHFTLDQDDVSAIQALYGTKTNSRGARPLPPAEEDPELCKDPKIDAMFNTKDGDIIAFKGKYYWQLTDNGVASGYPRRISSTWKELPSNIDAAFTYRNGKTYFFKGTQYWRYINTTMDGDYPKEISDGFTGIPDNIDAATVWTGNGKIYFYKGAKFWRFDPASKPPVKKNYPKLVQNWEGIPNHINAAVTYKGFTYFFQDNAYYRFNDRMFKVDDAKPAFPRSTAYWWFGCKSANRGTLGNDHWPFAIASNLDVVDTDTHDDYGSLDSVGDIILDAGGTDELVTSSNHDNGNSGSSASSLHPLEKRQQLVLSIVTAIIARFVVAT
- the LOC105198300 gene encoding matrix metalloproteinase-14 isoform X3, coding for MTRWTEFVSRQGRADIYLMMIALLVLYANTEAAPTNVVISDNTAANYLSQYGYLPPINPENGAFLSEEKLTTAIEEFQAFAGLNITGVLNEETAKLMATPRCGVKDKVGPAADGRSKRYALQGSRWRTKNLTYKISKYPTGLNKQEVDKEIANAFNVWSGETDLTFTRKTGHENVHIEVRFEVGEHGDGDPFDGPGGTLAHAYFPVYGGDAHFDDSERWTIRSYRGTNLFQVAAHEFGHSLGLSHSDVKEALMAPFYRGYDPHFTLDQDDVSAIQALYGTKTNSRGARPLPPAEEDPELCKDPKIDAMFNTKDGDIIAFKGKYYWQLTDNGVASGYPRRISSTWKELPSNIDAAFTYRNGKTYFFKGTQYWRYINTTMDGDYPKEISDGFTGIPDNIDAATVWTGNGKIYFYKGAKFWRFDPASKPPVKKNYPKLVQNWEGIPNHINAAVTYKGFTYFFQDNAYYRFNDRMFKVDDAKPAFPRSTAYWWFGCKSANRGTLGGTDELVTSSNHDNGNSGSSASSLHPLEKRQQLVLSIVTAIIARFVVAT
- the LOC105198300 gene encoding matrix metalloproteinase-14 isoform X2, which produces MTRWTEFVSRQGRADIYLMMIALLVLYANTEAAPTNVVISDNTAANYLSQYGYLPPINPENGAFLSEEKLTTAIEEFQAFAGLNITGVLNEETAKLMATPRCGVKDKVGPAADGRSKRYALQGSRWRTKNLTYKISKYPTGLNKQEVDKEIANAFNVWSGETDLTFTRKTGHENVHIEVRFEVGEHGDGDPFDGPGGTLAHAYFPVYGGDAHFDDSERWTIRSYRGTNLFQVAAHEFGHSLGLSHSDVKEALMAPFYRGYDPHFTLDQDDVSAIQALYGTKTNSRGARPLPPAEEDPELCKDPKIDAMFNTKDGDIIAFKGKYYWQLTDNGVASGYPRRISSTWKELPSNIDAAFTYRNGKTYFFKGTQYWRYINTTMDGDYPKEISDGFTGIPDNIDAATVWTGNGKIYFYKGAKFWRFDPASKPPVKKNYPKLVQNWEGIPNHINAAVTYKGFTYFFQDNAYYRFNDRMFKVDDAKPAFPRSTAYWWFGCKSANRGTLGNDHWPFAIASNLDVVDTDTHDDYGSLDSVGDIILDADDNNVHPEFGKK
- the LOC105198300 gene encoding matrix metalloproteinase-14 isoform X5; the protein is MTRWTEFVSRQGRADIYLMMIALLVLYANTEAAPTNVVISDNTAANYLSQYGYLPPINPENGAFLSEEKLTTAIEEFQAFAGLNITGVLNEETAKLMATPRCGVKDKVGPAADGRSKRYALQGSRWRTKNLTYKISKYPTGLNKQEVDKEIANAFNVWSGETDLTFTRKTGHENVHIEVRFEVGEHGDGDPFDGPGGTLAHAYFPVYGGDAHFDDSERWTIRSYRGTNLFQVAAHEFGHSLGLSHSDVKEALMAPFYRGYDPHFTLDQDDVSAIQALYGTKTNSRGARPLPPAEEDPELCKDPKIDAMFNTKDGDIIAFKGKYYWQLTDNGVASGYPRRISSTWKELPSNIDAAFTYRNGKTYFFKGTQYWRYINTTMDGDYPKEISDGFTGIPDNIDAATVWTGNGKIYFYKGAKFWRFDPASKPPVKKNYPKLVQNWEGIPNHINAAVTYKGFTYFFQDNAYYRFNDRMFKVDDAKPAFPRSTAYWWFGCKSANRGTLDDNNVHPEFGKK
- the LOC105198300 gene encoding matrix metalloproteinase-14 isoform X1, which produces MTRWTEFVSRQGRADIYLMMIALLVLYANTEAAPTNVVISDNTAANYLSQYGYLPPINPENGAFLSEEKLTTAIEEFQAFAGLNITGVLNEETAKLMATPRCGVKDKVGPAADGRSKRYALQGSRWRTKNLTYKISKYPTGLNKQEVDKEIANAFNVWSGETDLTFTRKTGHENVHIEVRFEVGEHGDGDPFDGPGGTLAHAYFPVYGGDAHFDDSERWTIRSYRGTNLFQVAAHEFGHSLGLSHSDVKEALMAPFYRGYDPHFTLDQDDVSAIQALYGTKTNSRGARPLPPAEEDPELCKDPKIDAMFNTKDGDIIAFKGKYYWQLTDNGVASGYPRRISSTWKELPSNIDAAFTYRNGKTYFFKGTQYWRYINTTMDGDYPKEISDGFTGIPDNIDAATVWTGNGKIYFYKGAKFWRFDPASKPPVKKNYPKLVQNWEGIPNHINAAVTYKGFTYFFQDNAYYRFNDRMFKVDDAKPAFPRSTAYWWFGCKSANRGTLGNDHWPFAIASNLDVVDTDTHDDYGSLDSVGDIILDAGGTDELVTSSNHDNGNSGSSASSLHPLEKRQQLVLSIVTAIIARFVVAT